The genomic segment CCCCTTTGATGGGCATATCAGCCGCCCGATCACAACACGATTGGAAGGCGAAGGCGGTTGGCTGCGGGGGGCGGTTTACCCCTCTGCCGCGCATAACCGCATGGTTTCTCAAAAAACGGATGTCGTTGATGGGCGTCCCTGGTGGTTGGGCTAAGGGAAACGGTCTGGTGAACCGATGAAATAAACCCTATTCCATGATAGAATAGGTGACATGAGTTCACTGACACCAGATGAAACGATCTTGGGGCTGTTAGCAGTTCAAGCGCAGCATGGCTATGACCTGCTGGAATGCTTTCGCAGCAACCACCAGCTTGGGCGCGTGTGGTATTTAAGCACCAGCCAGATTTATGCCGTGTTGAAGCGCTTGGAACGTCAAGGCTGGATTGTTGGGCATGAAGTCGCCTCTGAGGTTGCCCCCACACGGACAGAATATAAGCTGACCAAAACGGGCGAAAAGCATCTGTATGACTGGCTCAATGATCCTCAACCCTCTGCCAGCATTCGCCGTATTCGGGTGGAGTTTCTCAGCCGTTTGTACATCCTGCGACAGTTGAATATCCCCACGAACACCGTTGTAGGTTATCAACGAGAGGCATGTACAACCCACTATGCCCACCTCGTTTCCGAACGCGATAACACCGAACATGGTATTGATGTGCTTGCTCTTGAATTACAGATCAGCCAGTTAGACGCCGTCCTGCGGTGGATCGAACGCTGTGAACACGTGACCTCTGAGCCGGACAATTCGTAAAATTTACCCGTTTTCAATCAAGGAATTTCCTGTTATGACGCTGCGCCGCATTGGTTTTCTCATCCTTGCCGTTCTCACGCTTACCGCTTGTACCAGCAGCGGAGCGCCAACCCCTACCCCACAGCCAACAGTAACCCTTACGGTGGCAGCGGCAGCATCGGTGACCCCTGCCTTTGAGGCATTAGGGATTCTGTTCACAAAACAAACGGGGATTGGGGTCGTATTCAACTTTGGCTCAACCGGGCAGCTTACTCAGCAAATTGAGCAGGGCGCTCCGGTTGATGTGTTTGCGGCGGCTGACCGCTCCCATATTGATGATTTAGCGCAAGCCGGATTAGTGATCCCCGATACGGTTGCGCTCTACACGCAGGGGCGGTTGACCCTATGGACACGCGCTGATAGCCCGCTGACGTTTACTACCCTAGGCGATCTGAACCGCGCAGAGGTAAAGCGCATTGCCATTGCCAACCCCGAACACGCGCCGTATGGTGTTGCGGCACGCGAAGCCTTAGAATCGTCCGGGTTGTGGGAAACGCTCCAGCAGAAGCTCATTTTAGGTGAGAATATCACTCAGACGCTGCAATACGCCGAAACAGGGAATGTCGATGTCGCTGTTGTGGCACTTTCGTTGAGTATTGCGGCGGGGGATGAAGGGCGTTATATCTTGATTCCGGCGGAGTTGCATAAGCCATTGGATCAGGCCTTAGGGGTGATCACCAGCACAACCCATGAGGCAGAAGCCCGGCAGTTTGCGCTGTTTGTGAACAGCCCTGAGGGGCGTGAGGTCATGCGGCGCTATGGGTTTACCTTGCCAGGGGAAGACCTGATTCAATAAGATGAATGGGCAACCTTTTTGGCTCTCGCTGCAAGTCACGGGCACGGCAACACTGGGAATTCTCATCATCGGGTTGGTGCTGGCGCTTCTGCTGGCGCGGGTGTCGTTTCGCGGCAAACTCATCCTTGAAACCATCATTTACTTGCCGTTGGTGCTGCCGCCAACAGTGGTTGGTTACTATCTGCTGTTTATCTTGGGGCGTGGGAGTTTCCTCCTTGAACAGTTGAAGATTGCCCTCCTGTTCACTTGGCAGGCGGCGGTGTTTGCTTCCATTGTCGTTGGCTTGCCGTTGATGGTGCAGACGGCACGTGCCGCGTTTGAGGAGGTAGACCCCGAAGTAGAAGGCGCGGCGCGTGTCGATGGCGCAGGGGAATGGCAGGTGTGGTGGTATGTCACGCTACCACTGGCACAGCGGGGGATTTTAGCCGGCGTGATTCTGAGTGCAGCGCGGGCGTTGGGGGAATTTGGCGCGACCTTGATGATCGCGGGGAATATCCCAGGGCGCACACAAACCCTCCCACTGGCAATTTATGATGCGGTGCAGGCACGGCGCTACGAAGATGCCAATGTCATGGTCATTGTGGTGACCTCGCTGGCATTTAGCGGACTCTGGTTAGTTTATCGGCTCGGAAAAGGGTCACAGAAACGCCAGAAACAACATGACAGTGCCAGAAACTACAGCGCGTCCTAATCATTCATAGGTGACATTCGCTTTTATCCTTACAAAGGATTGCGCAGCGGGGAATTCTTGATTAGAATACGGCGTGGGGCTGTGGCGAAATGGCAGACGCAGGGGACTTAAAATCCTTAGCCGAAAGGCGTGTGGGTTCGACTCCCTCCAGCCCTACTTTTATAAGCCAACCATTCCCTATTTTGTCGCCCTGTGCCTCTTTCAGCTGGCATCTCACAGCGACAATGCCCCACGTTTTTTGGCATCTTCGTGCCATTTATCCTCTAACACACGGGATCAAATAAAACCATGCGGGTTGCCATTTTCACAGAAACCTTTCTCCCCAAAATTGACGGGATTGTGCGGGTTGTCTGCACAACGGTGGAAAATCTTCGCCGTCGTGGGGTCGAGGTCCTGATTGTCGCCCCGGATCAAGGGACGCGAGAGTACCTCGGTGCGCGGGTAGTAGGTGTTCCCTGTGTGCGCAACCCTGTTTACCCCGAAGGGCGCTTGGGCTTGGCAACACCGCTCACCTACCGCGCTGTGCGTGCCTTTCGTCCTGACCTGATCCATGTCTTTCACCCCGCCCTCATCGGCATGGCGGGCGTCTTGTTTGCCAAGCAGATGAAGATTCCGCTGCTCACCTCATTTCATCTTGACTTGGCGCATATGCTGACCTTTTACAAGATGCACCTCTTGGGCGCGATCCTCAAAAAGACCATCCGGTGGGGCTTTAACCAGAGCGATTACGCCCTTGCTCCCTCGAAACTGATCCAAAAACAAATGGTTGCTGATGGCATCCACAATGTCGGGCTGTGGCGGCGGGGGGTCAACGCAAACCTCTTTCACCCCCGGTTTTGCGATGCCGAAACGCGAGCCGCGATCAGTGATGGACACCCTGAGGAGACGATCTTGCTTTATGCCGGACGCCTTGCTCCGGAAAAGCAGATTGAGCAGCTTCGCCCCGTTTTGGAACGTGTGCCGCGGACGCGCCTTGCCCTTGTGGGCGATGGTCCTCACCGCGCCGCGTTGGAGGCGCATTTTGCTGGATTGCCAGCAACCTTCCTCGGCTTTCGGACTGGGGAATCCCTTGCGCGTGTCTATGCCAGTGCCGATATGTTTGTTTTTCCCTCCGCCTTTGAAAGTTTCGGCTTGGTCATGCTGGAGGCAATGGCGGCGGGGATTCCTGTTGTTGCTTCACGGGTGGGCGGTGCGGGTGATATGATCGTTGAAGGAGAGACGGGGTATAGCTTTCCAGTGGACGATGTAGAGGGACTGGTGGTGAGCGTCCAGAATATTGTGAACAGCCCCGAAAAACTGCCCCAGATGAAAGCCGCCGCCCGTGTCATGGGCGAGCGATTCGCGTGGGAAACGATCATGGACGAACTGTTGGAGGGTTACGAAGCGCTTGTGCGGGGGGAAAAACCAGCGCTTTAAGGGCGGCAGCATGGCGGAGGCGAGGCGTTGGCGGAAGGTGAGTTGACAGTACCCCCAATTGCCCGTAGACTCCTAACCACGTACCGTGCCAATCAACATCAATTTCATACCCAAAAAACAAAGGGGGCAAGGTTTATGCAAGGCAGCGGCAGCTTTCGGCTGATTGTACGCCGGGGACCGCAACCCAATCAGGTCTACGAACTGAGCAAAGATGTCTCGACGCTTGGACGAGACATTACGAACGACATTGTGATCAACGATCCCGAAGTCAGCCGCCACCACTGTCGGCTCACTCGTGGCGGCGGCGGATACACAATGGAAGACCTCGGTAGCACAAACGGCACATTTGTGAACGGGCAGCGGTTGATGGGTGCGCGTCCCTTAGCACAGGGCGACCAAATTGGTCTGGGTGAAACAGTGACCCTTGCCTACGAAGCCGCCTTTGCCCCGGCAGATTTTCCACGTGCCGCCGCCTCACAGCAGCCCCCACCCTATCAACCCGTTCAGTCTGGGCAGCTTCCCCCCGCCCCACAACAGCCCATGCAGCCGCCCGCGCCGACGCTCCAAATGCCCCAAGCGCCGCAGGGGATGGGGCAAATGCCCCCTGCCCAAGCAAATTATCCAGGCGCCCCAGCGCAGCAGATGGGCGGTGGCTACCAACCCGCGCCGCCGGGCTATGCCCAACAACCCTATGGCTATGAGCCAGCGCTCAGCCAGAATCCCGGGTTAGGGCGGTGGTTTTTCATCGGCTGTGGGTGCTTGATTGTTCTCTGTGTTGTGGTGACGGTAATTGCTGCCATCTACATTGATACGAACGATCTCTATTGCAGCATCCCGCTTCTACGGGATGTGGTGGGGATTATTCGCCGCTGTCCGTAAGATTAGCCTGTGGGGTCACTATTGGTGGTTGATCTCGATGCTAAAGTACCGAGATCAACCGCCCCTTCGGGGCTTGAAGGCAATGGACTCCATCCCCTCTAGCGGCGCATATGATGCGCCCGATCAGTTCCCCATTGCCGCACGAATAACGGTGGATTCTTCGGTGTTTTTCCCGAAGAATTTTCTCAATGTGGTCAACGTATTGAACTGCCTCATGTACGCCAGATTCTCCGGGGTGAACGGCTTCGGCGTGATCCCTAGCCGCGTTTCAAGGGCGTTCTCTTTGCAGACGTTTGGGACTGCTAAAAGATCCAACAGGGTTGTGGAAACAGGCGGTTTGGGGAGGATCACCTGCATGAGAGCGACGGCTGGACGCAGCAGCCCCACCGGCAGTTTCACCCGCGCCCGGCGCGTGCCAAGCGCTTTCAAAACGCGCTCTACAATATCGCTATAGGTGAGAACTTCCGCCCCACCAAGTTCAAATTCAGCGCCAATGGTTGCTTCATCGTCAAGGCATTTCACAATCGCTTCGACCACATCGCCCACATAGACGGGCTGAAACTGCGCCTTACCATCCCCCACAATGGGGAAGATGAAGGGTGTCATTTTAATCAGCCGCGCTTGGACGTTGGCAAATTCATCTTGGGGACCCCAAATGACGGAGGGGCGAACGGCGCTCCAATCCAAGCCCGATTTCGCCACATACTCTTGGGCGCGTCCTTTGCTGCGCAGAAAGGGCGATTTCACATCGGCATACGCCCCGTTTTGGCACATGTTGATAAAGCGCCGGACGCCCGCCCGTTTTGCCGCCTCAACGATGTTGACCGTCCCCTGATAGTTGATCGCCTCGTAGGTGTTTTTCCCTTTTTCAATGGCGATAGCGACAAGGTGAATGACCGTATCGACGCCCTCCATCCACTCGGCAAGCGTTTCTGGGCGGGTGACATCCCCCTTCACAATTTCAACCTTCGTTTCAACGTCCTTTAGACGTTCCAACGCCTTGTTCACGCTGCCAACCATCGCCCGGACGGGTTTTCCCAACTGCACCAACCGCCGCACAAGGTTGTTTCCCACATACCCCGACGCGCCCGTGACCAATATCATAGGTAATTTCTCCTGTAATAGGGTGTGCCATTCATGCCCTCTAGGGACTATTGTAGGGAGTCTGTCTAGGGTTTGCCAAATCTCAGCGGGCTTTCACGGCGCGGTGCTGCCTTTACACCAAGTCCCCAGTGGTACAGCCCGCATCCCCCTCGCCCGCAGAATTTATCCCCTTTTCCCGTAGATAGATGAGGGGGCGACACGATCTCATAGACGATACAAACAGCCCTCTCATCCCCCTTGCGACCCGCCTTCGGGATGTACCCGCTCTCCCACCCGGTGGGAGAGCGGGAATCATGTCTGTGCGGGGTGCTGCCCCTCACAACCCCTTTATCGATGGTATTCAGGGAACGATGCGGTGCTTGCCAAAGGTATTTTTTTCCGGCGCTGATCTGATTACAAGCCAAACCCAAATTTACCGATAGGCTCTTAAATCACCTCAACCTCTAGCTCCAGATCAACGCCGAATTGCGCCCGGACGCTTTCCTGCGCCAAGCGAACCAGCCCCAGATAGTCGGCGGCTGTACCGCCGCCCGTGTTCACGAAAAAATTCCCGTGCAGCGGCGAGATGATCACCCCGCCGATCTGCGTCCCTTTCAAGCCTGCCGCTTCAATCAGACGTCCGGCGTAATCCCCCGGTGGGTTCTTGAACATACTCCCCAAACTGGCGCCGGGGGGCTGTGTACGCTTGCGGTGGGCGGTGTACCCCTCTGCCGTTGCCAGCAGCGCCGTTGGATCAGCGCCCGGGGTAAGCCTGAGCGCCGCCCGCAAGACGGCAAACGGCGGCTGGCGGTGTTTCAATGCCGATTCGCGGTAGCGGTATGCCAAATCGTCAGCCATCCAGCGGCGGGCGGGCGACTCTGGCTCTGCCACCTCTGCCCAAAGTAAGCAGCCCGCCATATCGCCGCCGTGCGCTCCGGCGTTATTGACCACTCCCCCCCCCACCGTCCCCGGCACGTTGATCGCCCACTCAAAACCGCCAAGACCCTGTGTCATCGTTTGGCGGGCAAGGGAAATCAAGCCGAAGCCGCTCTCGACGGTGACAACACCGGATGGATCGATGCTGATCGCTTTGGCGTCGTTGATTATGACCAACCCGCGCACCCCTTCATCGCGGACGAGGACATTTGCCCCCCCGCCGAGGATGCGTGTTTGCCAACCCGCCGCCCATGCCGCCCGCGCCACCCGTTCAAAGAAGTCGGCGCTCTCCACGACGACAAGGGCATCGGCTGCCCCGCCAAGCCGCGCCGCCGTGTAACGGGCAAGCGGCTCGTTCAGGCGGACGGTGACGCCAAGCGGGGTGAGGATCGTGGTGTAATCAGGGAGAACGGTCATCGTATGTCCTTCGCTGAATGATGCGTGTGGGCATCGGTCATTTCCCCCCCTTTCCTCCATAGATCGCCCCCCGACTGGCAGTGGTTTTTCCCTGTTCAGGTGATGCGGCGGGGAGGAGGGGTGGGCAATGTGCGCCCATGTGTGGGGAAGTGTACACCAAAACAGATAGGGTTTCCGTCGGGACGATCCTGCGGGGGCGCCCGCCTGCATCCTTTGTTCACCCACTCGCCACCTACGACTTAGCAACGGCTCATGGACGCCACCTACCCTTTTTCGTCGTTTGAGGCTACCATACCCTCCCGTTAGGTTGGGATATATCTATGCCTATGAGACGTTATCAAGCCCTTCGTCTGCCCGTCCTCGCCGCCCTTGTTCTAGGGATGGCGGCGTTAGCCTGCAATGTCCAGTTGGGGGGGACGCCCCCCCTGCCAGGGGGGGAAGCGACCAGCGGGATCATCTTGATAGCCCCTGAAAACAACAGCGTCATTGGCGAGGGCGTCCATGTGGAGATAGCCGCTGCCGCCCGCGATACGCTGACGGGCGTTTCCAAAATCACCTTCAGTCTTGATGGCGCACCGCTAGAGAGCCTCACCGCGCCCATTCCCGAAGGGCAAACGACCTTCACGGCAAAAATTGTGTGGGTGACAAAAGGGATACAAGGGCATTTGCTGACGGCGGAGGCATTCCGCGCCGATGGTTCGTCTCTGGGCGAGGCAGGTGTGACGGTACAGGTTGTCCCCCTCAACACAGGCGACCCCACCCTGAGCGCGGCAGTGTCCACGATGGGCAGTGTCCCCACAATGACCCCGCCCGTCACCCTTGCCCCCACCGAAACGCCGTCGCTTCCGCCAACGCACACCCCGACCCCAACAGCAACCGTCACGCCCACCCCCGCTGCCGAAGGGGAGACGCCCACCGCCTCGCCGACCTTCATCGCCCCCACGCTGCGCGTCACCTTTGACTTTCTGAACATCCGGCGGGGACCCGGCACCACCTACGACCCCATCGGGCGGATGAACAAAGGGGATACAGCAAAAGTTGTGGGGCGCAACGCGGATCGCACCTGGGTGGTCATCGAATGGGGCAGCGTGCGTGGATGGGTCAGCACAAGCGCAAATTTGGTTGAGATCAGCGGCGATACAACGAATCTCCCCCTTGTCGCCGTGCAAGACGCCCCCGGCGCAACGCCGACGCTCAGCATCGTCCAACCCGGACTTGCCCCCACCAGCGCCCCCGGCGACTTTGCCGATCTGATCATTGAGGCGTACACGATCACCCCGCAAACCCCGCTGGCAAACCAAACCTTTTACATCACCGTCGTCGTCCGTAATCAGGGGACGGTGGATGCGCCGGCATCCCTGCTGACGGGGATTTTCCAACCGGGCAACGAGCGCTCCGATATGTCCGTCCCGCCGATTGCTGCGGGTGGGTTGGTCACCCTTCCCCCCCTCTATATCACCTTAAAAACGGGTGGACCGAACCAAGAGGGTGTTCTCAGCCTTGACGTACAAAACGAGGTAGACGAGGGGCAGATTGGCGAACAAAACAACCGCCGCACGATCACCTACAACGTGATCAATTAGCCCCTCAACAAGCCAATGATCACAGCCCACCAGCGGTATTCGTGTTTACATGGGGACGCTCACCGCTGGCGTTGAGTTGATCGCCGCGCTCAGCGAACTTGCCCGCGCCCTTGACGTGCGGGCAGGGACATGCGATCTGCTTGGCGGGCTGACGGGCATCACCTTCACATCCTTTGATATGGCGAGACAAACTCGCTACCCGCCGCTCACCCTGACGGACGGCTTCGAGATCGCCGCTGGACATACCACCATCAGCCGCCTGAACAATGCCCCGCACATCCATACCCATCTTCTGGTTACCTATCGTGACCCTTCTGCCCCAAATAACACCGCCTATGTTGGGGGGCATGTGGTGCAGGCGGCGGTCTTTGCCGTTGAATACACCCTCACCGTTTATGATGGGGTAGGAATCGAGCGCCGCCCTCACGCCGCCTCTGGTTTGGCGCTTTGGGATGTCCCCCCGCTTGACACCGCCGGAGAATCTCCCTATACTGTTTGTTATATTGTCATAACATTATAATGTTTGGATAGGCGGCGTGTTCATGACGACGATTGACCGCGACTCTCCCGTACCGTTGTACTTTCAGCTAAAACAAATCCTTCTCGATCAAATCATCGCCAACCGTTGGAAGGCAGGGCAGGTTATTCCCAGTGAGCAAGAGTTGGGCGAAACCTACGGCGTCAGCCGCATCACCGTCCGCCAGACGCTCTCTGAACTTGTTACGGAGGGCTATCTCATCCGCCAGCGTGGGCGTGGGACATTCATTGCCAAACCGAAAATCACCTATACCCCTAGTTCCAAGATCGAACTGAACGAGATGATGCGCCAGCAAGGGGTGACACTTGGCTGGCGTTTACTCGCCCTTCAAGAGACCGCCGTCGCCATTCCGCCAGAAGTGGTTGCCGCCTTTGGAGGGCGTAAGACAGCCCCCAATCTGATCGCCATTCGCCGCTTGCGTTTGGCGGGGGACAAACCTATCGGCTACCATTTTGCTTATCTCCCCGAACGCTGCGGGCGCTTCATCAACCAGGCTGCCCTAGAGGTAGGCGAATCGCTCGATTATCTCAACGGGCTGCCGGAGTTGGCGAAGGCGCGTCTGGAACGTACATTAGAGGCACGCCCCGCCGGAGCGTTGGAAGTTCAGCATCTTGGCGTGGCGGTGGGAGCGCCCATCCTTTACCTTGAGCGGACAGTCGTCGCTGAATCAGGCATCGTTGTTGAATTCCTTCAGGCTGCCTTTCGGGGGGATCGGTTCAAATACCGTATCTCGATGTGATCGTTGTAATCTGATCCTATACGGATGATCCTGATGAAGAAACGATTCGCTGGCTCGAAACAAACCTCCGGCTTCATCCGATCATCGTCAGTGATCTGCGGCGAGACGATACCCGTCCCGCCTTGCACGTCTACCCGGAATACATTTTTTTCTCGCTCATCCAGCCCCATACCCGCGCCCACCTGATCAATGGGCAGGAAATTCACTGCGTCGTTGGGAAAAACTACTTTGTCACCGTCCCCAAAAGGGATTCTAAAGGGGCGCAAGATGCCTATGAGCGCGTCGCCCAAAATGCCAGCGCCTGGCGGTTAGGGGCATCCTATTTCCTCTATCTGGCAGCGCAGCACGTCATTGACGCCTATTACCCCCTTCTAGATCGCATGAGCCAAGCCCTCTACCGGTTGGAAGAAGATTTCATGCTGAACGGGACGAAAGACAAACTTCGCAAGCCGATTTACGCCATGAAGCAGCAGTTCATCCACATCTTTTCGATGGTCTTCCTCCCCCTGACCTTCCTCACCAGCCTCTTTGAGTTGAATTTTGTCTCGCTCAGCGATCCGGTTGTTTTGCCGATCAGCGGACGAGTTATGTTTTTGGGGGTACTCACCCTGATGGTCTTTTCGGTGGCTGCGATAATCTATTTCTTCCGTCGGCGGGGGTGGATTTAAGCCGCTTTAGACAGGCAGTCCATAGTACAGCTAAGGTCGGTTGAACGTGTTAACCCCCTCGCCCCCCGTAAACGGAGAGGGGAGACCAACACCTGATCTCAGCGCCGTGCTTAAAGGCTTGTCCGGGAACGAGTAGTCCGTCAGGAAGATTTCTAGAAGAACCCTAATCCCCCGTTCCCTTTCCCCGCACGCGGAGAAAGGGGAGAAATGCCACGGGCTAGGGGGTGAGGGTTTGCCCTAAACGTTACCCATAATTTATGGATAGACGCTTAGGCTTACAGGGGTTTGATCCCAATATACAGCCCACGATTCATCAAGCCCTGTGGGTCAACAACAATACCCAGACCCGCCGCCCGCACCGCCTCGGCATATTCATCCTCGGTGAACATATGCAGTTCGTGGTGTTCAATGAAATGGCGCGTCCCGCCTTCTCGCGTTGCCACCAGATGGTGCATGTCCATCACCGAGAGTCGTCCGCGTATCTCGCTCACCGACATACGGACGAGTTTGATCTCTGGCTCATCCACTGTGAGCATACTCAGCCGTCCGGGGGTGTATTGTTCCGGGGTAAACCACCCATCAAAGATCAGCATCCCGCCGGGGGCGACATGCTGCGCCATCGTCGCCACAGCCTTGTGTAAATCATCTGTGCTGTGCATGTAGCCAATGGCGCTGAACAAGCACAGGACGACATCGAAGGTCATTCCCAAATCAAACGTCCGCATGTCCCCCTCGTGGATGGGCAGATCGGGCAGTTTCGCCCGCGCCACACGGAGCATATCGGGGGAGTAGTCCAGCCCTGTGCAAGTGTAATGATCGTTCAAATGGACGAGGTGCGCCCCGGTCCCACAGGCAACATCAAGGATGGTGTGCGTTGGGCGCGACTCATAGCGGGCGAAGTAACCGCGCAGGGCGTTCACCTCAGCGCGATAATCTTTCCAGCGGTAAATTAGGTCGTACCACTCAGCAGAATTCTCGTAGGGCATAGATCGAACCTGTCCTCAGTCCTTCTTCCCCACCGCCCAATCGCGGCTTTCCCCTTCGGGACGGCTTGGGGGGGGATTCCAGCGCCCGTATTGGCGGGTGAGGAAGGCATACCGTTCCCGCGCCGGATTATCAAACCACGCCTCGGTGAATCGCCATGCCCAATTTCCGCCCGTTGTGCCGGGGATGTTCATCCGCGTATCCGCCCCAAAGCCAAAGACATCCTGTAAGGGGGCGATGAAGGTATGCGCCACCGACGACATCCCCAACCGGATCAATTCGATATGCGGCTCGCTCACGGGGTGACCAATATACGCTTCAAGGTGGTTCCGGGCGTCGTAACTTGCCTCGCTGCTTTGCCACCAGCCAAGCGTCGTGTTGTTATCGTGCGTCCCGCTGTAGCAAATGCTGTTTCGCGTGTAATTGTGGGGAAGAAACACATTTTCCCCGTTGGGGTCATAGCTAAAAGCGAATTGCAAGACCTTCATCCCCGGCAAATTGAAATCATCGCGCAGGGCGACGACGCCCGGCGTGATCACCCCCAAGTCCTCGGCAATGATCGGAAGATCGCCAAGCGCCTTGACCATCGCCTCAAAAAACGGTTTGTTTGGTCCGGGTAGCCACTGCCCCTTCACGGCAGTTGGCTCTGTGCCGGGAATCTCCCAATAGGCTTCAAAGCCCCGGAAGTGATCAACACGTACAATATCGACCAC from the Anaerolineales bacterium genome contains:
- a CDS encoding PadR family transcriptional regulator: MSSLTPDETILGLLAVQAQHGYDLLECFRSNHQLGRVWYLSTSQIYAVLKRLERQGWIVGHEVASEVAPTRTEYKLTKTGEKHLYDWLNDPQPSASIRRIRVEFLSRLYILRQLNIPTNTVVGYQREACTTHYAHLVSERDNTEHGIDVLALELQISQLDAVLRWIERCEHVTSEPDNS
- the modA gene encoding molybdate ABC transporter substrate-binding protein; this translates as MTLRRIGFLILAVLTLTACTSSGAPTPTPQPTVTLTVAAAASVTPAFEALGILFTKQTGIGVVFNFGSTGQLTQQIEQGAPVDVFAAADRSHIDDLAQAGLVIPDTVALYTQGRLTLWTRADSPLTFTTLGDLNRAEVKRIAIANPEHAPYGVAAREALESSGLWETLQQKLILGENITQTLQYAETGNVDVAVVALSLSIAAGDEGRYILIPAELHKPLDQALGVITSTTHEAEARQFALFVNSPEGREVMRRYGFTLPGEDLIQ
- the modB gene encoding molybdate ABC transporter permease subunit: MNGQPFWLSLQVTGTATLGILIIGLVLALLLARVSFRGKLILETIIYLPLVLPPTVVGYYLLFILGRGSFLLEQLKIALLFTWQAAVFASIVVGLPLMVQTARAAFEEVDPEVEGAARVDGAGEWQVWWYVTLPLAQRGILAGVILSAARALGEFGATLMIAGNIPGRTQTLPLAIYDAVQARRYEDANVMVIVVTSLAFSGLWLVYRLGKGSQKRQKQHDSARNYSAS
- a CDS encoding glycosyltransferase family 1 protein; its protein translation is MRVAIFTETFLPKIDGIVRVVCTTVENLRRRGVEVLIVAPDQGTREYLGARVVGVPCVRNPVYPEGRLGLATPLTYRAVRAFRPDLIHVFHPALIGMAGVLFAKQMKIPLLTSFHLDLAHMLTFYKMHLLGAILKKTIRWGFNQSDYALAPSKLIQKQMVADGIHNVGLWRRGVNANLFHPRFCDAETRAAISDGHPEETILLYAGRLAPEKQIEQLRPVLERVPRTRLALVGDGPHRAALEAHFAGLPATFLGFRTGESLARVYASADMFVFPSAFESFGLVMLEAMAAGIPVVASRVGGAGDMIVEGETGYSFPVDDVEGLVVSVQNIVNSPEKLPQMKAAARVMGERFAWETIMDELLEGYEALVRGEKPAL
- a CDS encoding FHA domain-containing protein, which encodes MQGSGSFRLIVRRGPQPNQVYELSKDVSTLGRDITNDIVINDPEVSRHHCRLTRGGGGYTMEDLGSTNGTFVNGQRLMGARPLAQGDQIGLGETVTLAYEAAFAPADFPRAAASQQPPPYQPVQSGQLPPAPQQPMQPPAPTLQMPQAPQGMGQMPPAQANYPGAPAQQMGGGYQPAPPGYAQQPYGYEPALSQNPGLGRWFFIGCGCLIVLCVVVTVIAAIYIDTNDLYCSIPLLRDVVGIIRRCP
- a CDS encoding complex I NDUFA9 subunit family protein, which gives rise to MILVTGASGYVGNNLVRRLVQLGKPVRAMVGSVNKALERLKDVETKVEIVKGDVTRPETLAEWMEGVDTVIHLVAIAIEKGKNTYEAINYQGTVNIVEAAKRAGVRRFINMCQNGAYADVKSPFLRSKGRAQEYVAKSGLDWSAVRPSVIWGPQDEFANVQARLIKMTPFIFPIVGDGKAQFQPVYVGDVVEAIVKCLDDEATIGAEFELGGAEVLTYSDIVERVLKALGTRRARVKLPVGLLRPAVALMQVILPKPPVSTTLLDLLAVPNVCKENALETRLGITPKPFTPENLAYMRQFNTLTTLRKFFGKNTEESTVIRAAMGN
- the murB gene encoding UDP-N-acetylmuramate dehydrogenase; amino-acid sequence: MTVLPDYTTILTPLGVTVRLNEPLARYTAARLGGAADALVVVESADFFERVARAAWAAGWQTRILGGGANVLVRDEGVRGLVIINDAKAISIDPSGVVTVESGFGLISLARQTMTQGLGGFEWAINVPGTVGGGVVNNAGAHGGDMAGCLLWAEVAEPESPARRWMADDLAYRYRESALKHRQPPFAVLRAALRLTPGADPTALLATAEGYTAHRKRTQPPGASLGSMFKNPPGDYAGRLIEAAGLKGTQIGGVIISPLHGNFFVNTGGGTAADYLGLVRLAQESVRAQFGVDLELEVEVI
- a CDS encoding SH3 domain-containing protein, translating into MRRYQALRLPVLAALVLGMAALACNVQLGGTPPLPGGEATSGIILIAPENNSVIGEGVHVEIAAAARDTLTGVSKITFSLDGAPLESLTAPIPEGQTTFTAKIVWVTKGIQGHLLTAEAFRADGSSLGEAGVTVQVVPLNTGDPTLSAAVSTMGSVPTMTPPVTLAPTETPSLPPTHTPTPTATVTPTPAAEGETPTASPTFIAPTLRVTFDFLNIRRGPGTTYDPIGRMNKGDTAKVVGRNADRTWVVIEWGSVRGWVSTSANLVEISGDTTNLPLVAVQDAPGATPTLSIVQPGLAPTSAPGDFADLIIEAYTITPQTPLANQTFYITVVVRNQGTVDAPASLLTGIFQPGNERSDMSVPPIAAGGLVTLPPLYITLKTGGPNQEGVLSLDVQNEVDEGQIGEQNNRRTITYNVIN
- a CDS encoding DUF296 domain-containing protein — its product is MGTLTAGVELIAALSELARALDVRAGTCDLLGGLTGITFTSFDMARQTRYPPLTLTDGFEIAAGHTTISRLNNAPHIHTHLLVTYRDPSAPNNTAYVGGHVVQAAVFAVEYTLTVYDGVGIERRPHAASGLALWDVPPLDTAGESPYTVCYIVITL
- a CDS encoding GntR family transcriptional regulator → MTTIDRDSPVPLYFQLKQILLDQIIANRWKAGQVIPSEQELGETYGVSRITVRQTLSELVTEGYLIRQRGRGTFIAKPKITYTPSSKIELNEMMRQQGVTLGWRLLALQETAVAIPPEVVAAFGGRKTAPNLIAIRRLRLAGDKPIGYHFAYLPERCGRFINQAALEVGESLDYLNGLPELAKARLERTLEARPAGALEVQHLGVAVGAPILYLERTVVAESGIVVEFLQAAFRGDRFKYRISM
- a CDS encoding class I SAM-dependent methyltransferase, yielding MPYENSAEWYDLIYRWKDYRAEVNALRGYFARYESRPTHTILDVACGTGAHLVHLNDHYTCTGLDYSPDMLRVARAKLPDLPIHEGDMRTFDLGMTFDVVLCLFSAIGYMHSTDDLHKAVATMAQHVAPGGMLIFDGWFTPEQYTPGRLSMLTVDEPEIKLVRMSVSEIRGRLSVMDMHHLVATREGGTRHFIEHHELHMFTEDEYAEAVRAAGLGIVVDPQGLMNRGLYIGIKPL